A genomic window from Candidatus Methylacidiphilum fumarolicum includes:
- a CDS encoding gamma-butyrobetaine hydroxylase-like domain-containing protein: MIIPQRFEIVGNYLAIQWSDLSESLIALEKLRKNCPCALCQGESTILTKAKAPKLAFGPKSMELKEIRMIGSYALQCFWGDGHQSGIYPFSLLLELGKEKE; the protein is encoded by the coding sequence ATGATCATTCCTCAGCGCTTTGAAATCGTTGGAAATTATTTAGCCATCCAGTGGAGTGACCTCTCAGAATCTTTAATTGCTCTTGAAAAACTAAGAAAAAATTGTCCTTGCGCTTTATGTCAAGGGGAAAGCACCATTTTGACTAAGGCAAAAGCTCCAAAGCTTGCTTTCGGACCCAAAAGTATGGAACTTAAAGAAATACGGATGATTGGTAGTTATGCTTTACAATGTTTTTGGGGGGATGGACATCAAAGTGGCATTTATCCTTTTTCTCTGCTTTTAGAACTTGGCAAAGAAAAGGAGTAA
- the atpA gene encoding F0F1 ATP synthase subunit alpha yields the protein MDTPLLQEIEEKISELKFEIGKTNVGIVREIGDGVVKIEGLSDAGMNEVIEFPQRLDEFGQPIRALCLNLEETEVGGVVLGNYLAIREGDEVRTTGQLLRVPVGKELLGRVINPLGQPLDGRGPILASTTYPMERIAPGIIKRRSVNQPVQTGIIAIDAMIPIGRGQRELIIGDRSTGKTTIAIDTIINQARLNKAYENEKNYRPLYSIYVAVGQKNSNISRVIDTLEKYGALPYSIVVVAAASDPVTLQYLAPFAGTAIGEWFMENGMDALIVYDDLSKHAAAYRQISLVLKRPSGREAYPGDIFYLHSRLLERSARLNEANGGGSLTALPIIETQAGDVSAYIPTNVISITDGQIYLETDLFYQGIRPAINVGLSVSRVGSSAQIKAVKQVAGKIKLELAQFRELAAFAQFATDLDPATKAKLDRGSRIVEVFKQSQYSPVAVELQVAVLWAVQNGYFDKIPLDKIKQTQTRLVDYLESREPNILESIKAKKALDDDIIKSLRGALDNFFQSLVE from the coding sequence ATGGATACTCCCTTACTCCAAGAAATAGAGGAAAAAATATCGGAACTTAAATTTGAAATTGGGAAAACAAATGTTGGGATCGTTAGGGAAATAGGCGATGGGGTTGTAAAAATTGAGGGTCTTAGTGACGCCGGGATGAATGAAGTTATAGAATTTCCCCAACGGTTGGATGAATTTGGACAGCCTATTAGAGCACTTTGTTTGAATTTAGAAGAAACAGAAGTGGGTGGTGTCGTTCTTGGAAACTACCTAGCAATTCGCGAGGGAGATGAAGTAAGAACAACCGGCCAGTTACTTCGGGTTCCAGTCGGAAAAGAACTTTTAGGAAGAGTGATCAATCCCCTTGGCCAACCACTAGATGGCAGAGGACCAATCTTGGCAAGCACAACCTATCCCATGGAAAGAATAGCTCCTGGGATTATTAAGCGCAGGAGTGTCAATCAACCAGTACAAACGGGAATTATCGCTATCGATGCCATGATTCCCATTGGTAGGGGCCAAAGAGAGCTTATCATTGGAGATCGTTCTACTGGAAAGACGACCATCGCCATTGATACTATTATTAATCAAGCACGTCTGAACAAAGCCTATGAAAATGAGAAAAACTATAGGCCATTGTATAGTATCTATGTTGCTGTAGGGCAGAAAAATTCAAATATATCTAGAGTTATTGATACATTAGAAAAATATGGGGCTCTTCCCTATTCTATCGTTGTCGTAGCTGCCGCTTCAGATCCCGTGACTTTACAATACCTCGCTCCATTTGCTGGGACAGCTATTGGGGAATGGTTTATGGAAAATGGAATGGATGCCTTAATTGTATATGATGATTTATCAAAGCATGCGGCTGCCTATAGACAAATTTCACTAGTTTTAAAACGCCCCTCAGGAAGAGAAGCCTATCCGGGTGATATATTTTATCTTCATTCAAGGTTACTAGAAAGATCAGCTAGACTGAATGAAGCAAATGGAGGGGGAAGTCTAACAGCTTTGCCAATTATTGAAACGCAGGCTGGGGACGTCTCTGCCTACATCCCAACAAATGTAATTTCCATTACCGACGGACAAATTTATTTGGAGACTGATCTGTTTTATCAAGGGATTCGGCCTGCTATTAATGTCGGACTATCAGTATCTCGTGTTGGCTCATCGGCACAAATAAAGGCCGTTAAACAGGTAGCCGGGAAAATAAAACTCGAACTGGCTCAATTTAGGGAACTTGCGGCTTTTGCTCAATTTGCAACAGATTTAGATCCGGCAACGAAAGCTAAGTTAGATCGTGGAAGTCGCATCGTAGAAGTCTTTAAGCAGTCTCAATATTCACCCGTTGCGGTCGAATTACAGGTAGCTGTTTTATGGGCGGTTCAAAATGGATATTTTGACAAGATTCCCTTAGATAAAATTAAGCAGACACAGACAAGGCTTGTGGATTATCTGGAGAGCAGAGAGCCTAACATTTTGGAATCTATAAAGGCTAAAAAGGCCCTGGACGATGATATAATCAAATCCCTTCGGGGAGCCCTTGACAATTTCTTTCAAAGTCTAGTGGAATAA
- a CDS encoding GTP-binding protein gives MNNHKNQNIKIFVTGPSGAGKTTFIRSISQSEVLTTDVPCTNAKGKKETTVAMDYGSLYLDRYSIHLFGSPGQDRFDFTWDILRQGALGVIMLVGGHDPEQLPLLKKMHDKFLTELTIPYILGVTHQDLAEVWTPAEVADYLEIDPFLCVGINALDENSATDVLVRLFEIIEKEIEG, from the coding sequence ATGAATAACCACAAAAATCAGAATATAAAAATTTTTGTAACGGGTCCATCTGGAGCTGGAAAAACTACTTTTATTCGTTCCATTAGCCAGTCCGAAGTTTTAACAACCGATGTGCCTTGTACAAACGCAAAAGGTAAAAAAGAAACCACAGTGGCCATGGATTATGGATCACTCTATCTGGATAGATATTCGATTCATCTATTCGGATCTCCAGGGCAAGATCGTTTCGATTTTACATGGGATATCCTCCGGCAGGGTGCCTTAGGGGTCATTATGCTTGTAGGCGGACATGATCCTGAACAACTCCCTTTATTGAAAAAGATGCATGACAAATTCCTAACGGAATTAACCATTCCCTATATTTTAGGAGTGACCCATCAAGATCTTGCTGAAGTCTGGACACCTGCCGAGGTTGCAGACTATCTTGAAATTGATCCTTTTCTCTGTGTAGGGATCAATGCTTTAGATGAGAATAGCGCCACGGATGTTCTTGTCAGATTGTTTGAGATCATCGAAAAAGAAATAGAGGGATAA
- the atpD gene encoding F0F1 ATP synthase subunit beta: protein MKKGKVVQIIGPVVDVEFSDTEVPPIYNALKINYQKEGQPTTLTLEVQQHLGDGWVRTIAMSSTDGLKRGMEVEDTGNFISVPVGPQVLGRIFNVLGEPIDEKGEVRAEKRLPIHKPAPSLLDQDIKATILETGIKVIDLICPFLRGGKVGAFGGAGVGKTVVIMELINNIAKAHGGFSVFSGVGERTREGNDLYNEMSEAKVIDLEDLSKSKVALVYGQMNEPPGARLRVGLSGLTMAEYFRDEMKQDVLLFIDNIFRFSQAGSEVSALLGRTPSAVGYQPTLASEMGALQERITSTRQGSITSFQAVYVPADDLTDPAPANTFAHLDSTIVLERSIAEQGIYPAVDPLASTSKALAPEIVGQEHYEVARGVQRVLQRYKDLQDIIAILGMDELSPEDKLTVYRARKIQRFLSQPFHVAEVFTGIKGQYVPISETIRGFKEILEGKHDDVPEGNFYMKGTIDQIRS from the coding sequence ATGAAAAAAGGAAAGGTCGTTCAAATTATCGGTCCGGTAGTAGATGTGGAATTTTCAGATACAGAGGTTCCACCCATCTATAATGCTTTAAAGATCAATTATCAAAAGGAAGGGCAACCAACAACCTTGACATTAGAGGTGCAACAACACCTTGGGGATGGTTGGGTGAGAACCATTGCGATGTCAAGCACTGATGGCTTAAAAAGAGGAATGGAGGTGGAGGATACAGGAAATTTTATATCGGTGCCAGTGGGACCTCAAGTTTTAGGAAGAATCTTCAATGTCCTTGGTGAACCTATAGACGAAAAAGGAGAGGTGCGAGCAGAAAAGCGACTTCCTATCCATAAACCAGCTCCATCCTTATTGGACCAAGACATCAAAGCCACTATTCTTGAAACTGGGATTAAAGTTATTGATTTGATTTGTCCGTTCCTCAGAGGAGGAAAGGTTGGGGCTTTTGGGGGAGCTGGCGTGGGCAAGACTGTGGTTATAATGGAGCTCATCAACAATATTGCTAAAGCCCATGGAGGATTTTCTGTGTTTTCTGGGGTTGGAGAACGTACCCGCGAGGGTAACGATCTTTATAATGAAATGTCTGAAGCCAAAGTGATTGATCTAGAGGATCTATCGAAATCAAAAGTAGCCTTAGTGTATGGACAGATGAATGAGCCACCTGGAGCAAGATTAAGGGTAGGGCTTTCTGGTCTAACTATGGCTGAATATTTTAGAGATGAGATGAAACAGGACGTTTTGTTGTTCATCGATAACATATTTCGTTTTTCTCAAGCAGGTTCTGAGGTGTCCGCCCTTCTTGGCCGAACTCCCAGTGCAGTAGGTTATCAACCCACATTGGCATCAGAGATGGGAGCTCTACAGGAAAGAATTACCTCAACGCGGCAAGGATCTATTACTTCGTTTCAAGCCGTTTATGTTCCCGCTGATGATTTGACAGATCCTGCTCCAGCAAATACCTTTGCGCATTTGGATTCGACAATTGTTCTTGAAAGATCGATTGCCGAACAAGGCATTTACCCAGCGGTAGATCCCTTAGCTTCCACTTCAAAAGCACTAGCACCAGAGATAGTTGGGCAAGAGCATTACGAAGTGGCTCGAGGAGTCCAACGGGTTCTTCAAAGATACAAAGACTTACAGGATATTATTGCTATTTTAGGAATGGACGAGCTTTCTCCTGAAGATAAACTGACGGTCTATAGAGCCAGAAAGATTCAACGTTTTCTAAGCCAACCATTTCATGTGGCTGAAGTTTTTACAGGTATTAAAGGACAATATGTACCTATTAGCGAAACAATCCGAGGATTCAAAGAAATTCTAGAAGGTAAGCATGACGATGTCCCTGAAGGCAATTTCTATATGAAAGGAACAATCGATCAAATTAGATCTTGA
- the atpG gene encoding ATP synthase F1 subunit gamma, with protein sequence MATTREIRRRIRSIKNTAQITKAMQMVAASKMRKAQQRAIEGRPYQNLFQEIVQSLIPQAGQLRHPLLQARPIQKEAVFVIGTDKGLCGPLNTNLLREIQKRHNPNHRYVSMGKKVRNYLALLKGNQGENLLLADFELKDNLSFREAKRIGNFLIEKYLNKEIDAISIAYSHFVNPLVQHPIYRRIAPISQVELTKKDNAQESTPESFVPFNFEPSPEELLDNILPFYIHLEIYQSILDNLASEHSARMVAMKSATENAKSLLQDLSLEYNKARQESITKEILEISTAQYAIG encoded by the coding sequence ATGGCTACAACTAGGGAAATACGTAGGCGAATCAGGTCTATTAAAAATACCGCACAAATCACCAAGGCGATGCAAATGGTGGCGGCATCCAAAATGCGAAAAGCCCAACAAAGAGCCATAGAAGGAAGGCCTTATCAGAACCTTTTTCAAGAAATTGTTCAAAGCCTTATTCCTCAGGCTGGCCAGCTAAGGCATCCTTTGCTTCAAGCACGGCCTATACAAAAAGAAGCTGTTTTTGTCATAGGAACCGATAAAGGATTATGTGGTCCATTGAATACAAATTTGTTGCGGGAAATTCAGAAGCGCCACAATCCAAACCATCGGTATGTAAGTATGGGCAAAAAGGTAAGAAACTATCTGGCTTTGCTGAAGGGCAATCAAGGAGAAAACCTTCTTTTAGCGGATTTTGAGCTTAAAGATAATCTTTCCTTTCGTGAAGCTAAGAGAATTGGCAATTTTCTGATAGAAAAATATCTGAACAAAGAAATCGATGCCATATCGATTGCCTATTCCCATTTTGTTAATCCTTTAGTACAACATCCTATCTACCGACGTATTGCCCCAATTAGTCAAGTAGAGTTAACGAAGAAAGACAATGCACAAGAGTCCACTCCAGAAAGCTTTGTCCCTTTTAACTTTGAGCCCTCTCCAGAAGAACTTCTGGATAATATTTTGCCCTTTTATATCCATTTGGAAATCTATCAATCTATACTTGACAATTTGGCTTCGGAGCATAGCGCCAGAATGGTTGCTATGAAAAGTGCGACAGAAAATGCTAAAAGTTTATTACAGGATTTATCTTTGGAATATAACAAAGCTAGACAGGAATCGATTACAAAAGAAATTTTAGAAATTTCAACAGCACAATACGCAATTGGATAA
- the atpF gene encoding F0F1 ATP synthase subunit B, with protein MENTLHQLGIEWNKLIAQIINFVIVMWVLNRFAFRPVLKILEQRREKIAESLQNAEKIKQELAAAEEARKEILRKANEQAAMIVAEAQKAATYQGEKKILEAIEEAKRILKKAEETARLEREKAKEEIRREILNLVIDISSKVIGKTLSAEDQERLKNEVLSKIPQRGEENIFSRN; from the coding sequence ATGGAAAATACTTTACATCAGCTTGGGATTGAGTGGAATAAGCTCATTGCTCAGATTATTAATTTTGTCATCGTGATGTGGGTGCTGAATCGGTTTGCCTTTCGACCCGTACTAAAAATACTGGAACAAAGGAGAGAAAAAATAGCTGAAAGTCTGCAAAATGCAGAAAAAATCAAACAAGAATTAGCCGCAGCAGAAGAAGCAAGAAAGGAAATCTTGCGTAAAGCAAATGAGCAAGCAGCCATGATTGTTGCTGAAGCACAAAAAGCTGCTACCTATCAGGGAGAGAAAAAAATTCTAGAGGCAATTGAAGAAGCAAAGAGAATCCTTAAAAAGGCCGAAGAGACCGCTCGACTAGAAAGGGAAAAGGCAAAGGAAGAGATTCGAAGGGAAATTTTAAACCTTGTCATTGACATTAGTTCAAAAGTTATTGGTAAAACCCTTTCAGCGGAAGATCAAGAACGATTAAAAAATGAGGTCCTCAGTAAAATCCCTCAAAGAGGGGAAGAGAATATTTTTTCTCGAAATTAA
- a CDS encoding ATPase: protein MLFLAQMVTGNVAIGLAALGGAVGVGLAALGAAGAIGRNPGSFGLVFTTALLGMALSEGLAILVFFVVGK from the coding sequence ATGTTGTTCTTAGCTCAAATGGTAACTGGAAATGTAGCCATAGGGTTGGCTGCTTTAGGTGGTGCTGTGGGAGTAGGTCTTGCTGCATTAGGTGCAGCAGGAGCCATTGGTAGAAATCCGGGATCTTTTGGTCTCGTATTTACTACTGCTTTGCTTGGAATGGCCTTATCGGAAGGATTAGCCATATTGGTTTTTTTCGTGGTTGGAAAGTAA
- the atpB gene encoding F0F1 ATP synthase subunit A: protein MIFWATESLSEGKMEPLVQPAAETLFWIGFLPVTSSMIQTWIVMGVIFLIIRLGTLRLSIIPSGLQNAIEAAVEGLEKLTRGLLEPKVADWAFPLVATYFIFIVFSNITDLIPGVGSIGFGEKDPSRHLPFAIKHTSVPIFRPPTSDANMTTAMALIFFIMSTYWAFRYHHGIKGVFHHIFGVKGGFKGWIVIPLAVLFTAVGFMEIISILIRPVALAMRLYGNIYGGETVLHMMTGILWGLPAVPFYFFEFMVAIIQALIFTLLSIVFTGTLCSHFGEGESKEG from the coding sequence ATGATTTTTTGGGCTACTGAATCACTGTCTGAAGGCAAAATGGAGCCTCTCGTGCAGCCTGCGGCAGAAACCTTATTTTGGATAGGTTTCTTGCCTGTTACTAGTTCTATGATCCAAACTTGGATAGTTATGGGGGTGATATTTTTAATTATTCGCCTAGGTACCTTGAGGCTATCTATCATTCCAAGCGGTCTTCAAAACGCCATAGAAGCTGCTGTAGAGGGTTTGGAAAAACTAACTAGAGGGTTGCTTGAACCAAAAGTAGCCGATTGGGCCTTCCCGCTGGTTGCCACTTATTTTATATTCATAGTGTTTTCTAATATAACTGATTTAATCCCAGGGGTGGGCAGCATTGGTTTCGGAGAAAAAGACCCTTCTAGACACCTTCCATTTGCTATAAAACATACCTCCGTTCCCATATTCAGGCCTCCGACCTCGGATGCGAATATGACAACAGCTATGGCTTTAATATTCTTTATTATGAGCACATATTGGGCATTTCGTTACCATCATGGGATTAAAGGAGTGTTCCATCATATATTTGGTGTAAAGGGTGGATTTAAGGGATGGATTGTCATTCCATTGGCCGTTCTTTTTACTGCCGTTGGGTTTATGGAAATCATCTCCATTCTCATACGCCCTGTAGCCCTAGCCATGCGGCTCTATGGGAATATCTATGGGGGAGAGACAGTACTGCATATGATGACTGGAATATTATGGGGGCTACCAGCAGTTCCTTTTTATTTTTTTGAATTCATGGTAGCGATTATTCAGGCATTAATCTTTACTTTGCTTTCTATTGTTTTTACAGGAACCCTTTGCTCTCATTTTGGAGAAGGAGAGTCAAAGGAAGGATAG
- a CDS encoding roadblock/LC7 domain-containing protein, translated as MSISEELNIVLGGLRSAVPEITAALIATTDGLPVAHSLSSGDPNRLSAMAATALGLGKRICETYGGGEFKENTVSGSEGQMFIYSAGGKAVLGVITKTGGNVGLIHLEARDAASKIAAILNRGM; from the coding sequence ATGTCGATATCAGAGGAGTTAAATATCGTATTAGGGGGGCTGCGGAGTGCTGTCCCAGAAATTACCGCAGCATTAATTGCAACCACTGATGGACTTCCTGTAGCTCATTCTTTGAGCTCAGGCGATCCTAATCGACTCTCTGCAATGGCAGCAACAGCATTAGGTTTAGGAAAACGAATTTGTGAAACGTATGGGGGTGGGGAATTTAAGGAAAACACGGTATCGGGATCAGAAGGACAAATGTTTATTTATTCAGCTGGCGGCAAAGCGGTTCTTGGAGTGATTACCAAAACCGGCGGGAATGTTGGACTCATTCATCTAGAAGCAAGAGATGCTGCAAGCAAAATTGCTGCTATTCTTAATCGTGGTATGTAA
- the atpC gene encoding ATP synthase F1 subunit epsilon, producing the protein MSFTLQLVTPEGVTLSEEVEQVTLPGIDGEMGVYANHEPLITQIVPGELSYTKNDGKRFYLAIGEGFVKITAKDVSILVDMALREEEIEEKKVEEAIARAQAAIKQKLLGEEELAATQAMLLKSMAQLKVKRRRHGTGAPPVTPS; encoded by the coding sequence ATGAGCTTTACTTTGCAACTAGTTACTCCTGAAGGGGTGACATTATCAGAGGAAGTAGAACAAGTGACGTTACCTGGTATCGATGGCGAGATGGGGGTATACGCAAATCATGAGCCATTGATTACCCAAATTGTACCTGGAGAATTATCTTATACGAAAAATGACGGTAAGAGATTTTATTTGGCAATTGGTGAGGGTTTTGTAAAGATAACAGCAAAAGATGTATCCATTCTGGTCGATATGGCATTAAGGGAAGAAGAAATTGAGGAGAAAAAAGTCGAAGAAGCCATAGCTCGTGCCCAGGCTGCTATAAAACAAAAGCTACTTGGAGAAGAGGAACTTGCAGCTACGCAGGCCATGCTTCTGAAGTCAATGGCTCAACTTAAAGTAAAGAGACGAAGGCATGGCACCGGAGCCCCACCGGTAACACCTAGCTAA
- a CDS encoding F0F1 ATP synthase subunit delta, producing the protein MKISKEAKRQAKALFRFCQNNGSIDEEKLKEILNKLSQDKPRHYLEILEWLKQLLANEVAKKTYVVQSSTELPDQGKSIFEKLEKTFGPALEKKYQICPELIGGIRIQVGCDVWDGSIAYKLKNIETLLNK; encoded by the coding sequence ATGAAAATCAGTAAAGAAGCAAAACGACAAGCAAAAGCCCTTTTTAGGTTTTGCCAAAACAATGGTTCTATTGATGAGGAAAAACTTAAAGAGATTCTAAACAAACTATCTCAGGATAAGCCTCGGCACTATCTTGAGATTCTCGAATGGTTAAAGCAATTGCTTGCTAATGAAGTAGCAAAAAAAACCTATGTGGTTCAAAGTTCCACTGAACTTCCAGATCAAGGTAAATCTATTTTTGAAAAGTTAGAGAAAACTTTTGGACCGGCTTTAGAAAAAAAATACCAGATTTGTCCAGAATTAATTGGTGGGATTAGAATTCAAGTAGGTTGTGATGTGTGGGATGGATCAATTGCCTATAAATTGAAAAATATCGAAACGCTATTGAATAAATAA